GCTGTTTTCCGATTTCGGCTGGGACATGATTCTCATGGACTATCCCGGTTTTGGAGAGAGCACGGGCACGAAATCACTTCAGGGCCTGATCGACAGCACCTTCGTCGTCACTGACTATGCCATGTCCAAGGCCGATGTGGTCGTCGGATACGGCATCAGCATGGGAGCACCGGTACTCATGCGCGTCGCGGCGGAACGCGATTTTGCCGCGGTGATGTTTGAGAGCATTCTCGATCTGTGGGGAGAAGGATCGGGCTTCATTGAACATCACCTCGGCGGCATTCCGGGAATCGACGATTCGCCGTTCGTCTCCGCGATCGATCTCGTCGCTATAGCCGGTTCGCCCGAGGCTTTTGATACCAAGCGCTGGGCTGCACTCGTCGAGGAACCGAAGCTCTTCATCCATTCGCCGGAAGATAACGTCACACCCTTTCAAACCATGTGGGAAGTCTACAAACGAGCCCCACAGCCCAAACATGTCTTCGTAACCGAGGGCGATCATGCCCTTCAGATATTTCTCGACCCGGTGCTCTATCGCGAAACAATCAACGGCTGGCTCACCGGGGTACTCAGTCCCGACCCCATCCTGAACGAGAAATTCCAGGAGATACTCCAGATCGAGATTCAGGCAGCTCTGGATGAATTGGGCCTGTGAGCCGGGAGGCGGCGCGGCCATGGAAAATGAAACTTCCAACGCGCGCTCAAAGCGGCGTTCGACCGCTCACGGCTGGTTTGCGGATTCGGCGTAGCCAGTGACTTTCACGACCTGCTGCGCGGTATGAACGCTTCCCGTCAATAGGTCCGTGAACGTCACCACCACCGTGATTTCTCGCGCGGGCGGCCGTGCGGGACTCACCCCGGAAGACGCTCCGCGCTGACCTGCCGGTGTCACCCGATCGACGGCGGCATCCGAACCGCCGCTCTCCCACGGCAGCTTGATCGTGTAGTGCGAACTCAGAAAAGTGCCGTACCACATCTGTCCGAGTTCGTCGACAGAGAAATTCCTGTCCAGTATCACGCTTGGTTTGTTCGCCTGCGTCAAATTCAGGATTGTGACCCCGGCCGATCCGGAAGCGCGCATCGGGCCGCCGAACTGATCCACCGGCAGGACGTACACCACCACGCCATCATCGATGCCGTCTCGATTGTCGTCATATCCCCCGGAAAGTCGATCGATCCGAATTCCGGCGACATGCACGACGCGATCCAGCGAGCGATCACCCTCAAGCCCGCGCAGCGTGGCGATTGTGGCGGCCTGCTCGGCGAGTTGATCGTTCTTCTGCGCCAGTTCGGTCTTCAAGCGCTGGTTCTCGTCATTGAGCCGCTGAATTTCATTGATACGGTCCGCGTCCGCAAGCACACCCGGGCTCCGTCCCCCGCCGCACCCGGACACCGCCGCGGACAGCCACATGCCACACAATAAAAAAGCCGGTCGCACGATCCCGCGCGGCCGGCTGAATTGATGGGACGGGTTCGCAGCCTGAACGGCGAAACTCATTCGTCGCTCGAAGCCTTTCTCGGCGGCAACTCGGGCTGTCGATCGAGCAATTTGTCGATCAGCCCGTATTCCAGCGCTTCTGATGGGGCAAGCCATAGGTTTCGATCACAGTCCTTCTTGATCTTCTCCGTATTCGTGCCGCTCTGCGACGCAAGAATGCCGTAGAGAATCTCGCGCAACCGGAGAATTTCCTTGGCCTCGATCGACAGATCGGTCGCGGCACCCTGCATCACACCACCGATTAACGGCTGATGCAAGAGGACGCGCGAATTCTGGAGCGCGTATCGCTTCCCCTTCGTACCGCCACAGAGCAGGATGGCTCCCATGCTGGCCGCCATGCCGATGCAGTACGTCGCGACATCGCATCGGACAAACTGCATCGTGTCGTAGATGGCCAGCCCGGCCGACACGCTGCCACCCGGCGAATTGATATAGAAATGAATGTCCGCGTTCGGATCTTCGTTACTCAGATAGAGCATCTGGGCCACGACGACATTCGCCGAATCGTCGTCCACCGGACCGCCAAGAAACACGACGCGGTCTTTCAACAGTCGCGAGTAGATGTCATACGCCCGCTCGCCGCGGCCGGTCTTTTCAATCACAAACGGGATCAACTGATTCATTGTCATCGGCACTCCTTCGCCGTTCCGGGCATTCGGAGAATGGGTTTCAATTCGGACGGACGCGGCACGCGACAAGCGTCCACGACCCGCTTCGAGGATTACTTCTTCTTGTCCTTTTCGGAAATTGACGCGTTTTCGAGGATCTCATCGACGAGTCCCCATTCGACGGCTTCCTTCGGATCAAGGAAACGATCGCGCTCCGTCTCTTCCTCGATTTTCTCAATCGGCTGGCCTGTATGGAAAGCGAGAATCTCATTCAGCTTGCGCTTGTCGCGAAGAATCTCCTCGGCCTGAATTCGAATATCCTCGGCCTGACCGGTGATGCCGCCCCACGGCTGATGCAGCATGATCTTGCTGTTTGGCAGAGCATAGCGCTTCCCCTTGGTGCCGGCAGTGAGAATGACCGCGCCGCCACTGGCCGCCTGACCGATGGAGTACGTGCGGATATCGCACGAAAGGAACCGCATCGTATCGTAGATCGCCAGGGTCTGGTCCACGAGCCCCCCCGGGCAGTTGATGTAAAGGTGAATATCCTGCTCTTTTTTCACGCTCTGCAGGTAGAGAAGTCGCATGATGACAAGGCTGGCCGTGCGCTCGTTGATCGGCCCAGCCAGGAAGATAATGCGATTTTCAAGCAGCATGTCCTCAATCGACATCTCTCGATATCGCTGGGGAGGACCGGCCTGCGCGAAGGTTTCGACCTGTCTCGGCGTCAGAACGCCGCCGTAGGGAAATATACCGCCATCCATGAAGTATCCCTTGTCGCATTGATCACGGGGGCTTCAAACTGCCGGGCCGCGATCGAGTTTCCGTTATTTACATCGACGCCATGCGAAGCTGGATTGACTATTCAGACTTCTTCCGAGTCGTCTTTTTTGCAGCTTTCGCGGGCTCTTCGGCTGTAGCGGCAGAATCTGCAGCCTTCTTCCTGCCCTTGGGCGCCTTTGCTTCGACGCCGGCGTCTTCCGCTCCCTTGTCAGTCGCCTTTGCGGCCGGTGCCTGCGACCGTGTGGCCGTCTTTTTCGATGTCCCTTTTGCAGCGCCGGACTTCGTCGACTCCGTGTCGGACGCTTCGCCCTTTGCCTCACCAAGCTTGGCGTCAGTGATCTCGGCCGATTCGAGAATGCGATCGATGCACTTCTCGTCGCGAATTTCGAGATACAGCATCGTCAGGCCGTTGTTCTGAGTCAGTTCGTCGCGCACGCGGTCGAACCTTCGATTATAGGATCGAGCGATCGACGCAATCTGGGAATTCAGTTCCTCCTCCGTGACGTCGATCTTCCATTTTTCGGCAATCTTGTCGAGGATGAAGAACAACTTCAATTCCGTCGCGGCCTGTGCGCGGGCGCCGGTCATCATTTCGTCGGCGTGCTTCTCAATCTCATCATCGGGCACGCCCTGACGGGCCAGTTCGACGCGCCGGCGCGAAGCGATCCGCTCCGCCTGCCGCGAGGACAGTCCCTCGGGCACCTCGATCTTCGTGTTCTCCAGCAGATACCGGCGCACCTGCTCCTGCATGCCTCGGCGAATCTCCTCGCCGAGCTGCGATTGCATGGTCGTGCGGACGTATTCCCGGAAATCGGACTCCTTGTCAAAGCCCATCGATTCAAGGAAGGAGGCATCCAGCGGCGGCAATTGCAGCCGCTTGATTTCCTGAACCTTCAGCTCGAATTTTGCGGTCTTGCCCCGGAGATCGGCCGTCGCATAATCGTCCGGAAGCGGGCCCTCTACCGTTCGCGACTCACCAACTTTCGCGCCAGCCATCTTTTGTCCGAAGTCCGACACGACCGCGCCTTCCAGCATCTGAGCGCGGGCGGCAAATCGCACATTCTCAGCCGTCTTGATTTCCGCGCCATCGACTGTCATGCGCATGTCACAGACAAGAAGGTCGTCTGCCTGGACAACGTCGCCCTCGGCGGTCGGAGCGAATGACCCGCGTCGGGCGCGGAGGCGGTCGATCTGAACAGACACGTCGTCGTCCGAAATCTCCAGACTCGGCTTTGAGACCGGAACCTTTTCGAGGTTCGGCAGTTCGAATTCCGGCTTGACCTCCACTTCGCAGCGGAACTCGAAATCGCCGTCGTCAGGGATCCTGATCGAGCTCAGCGCCGCCTGCATGTCGGCGAGTTGCTCCTTTTCCTCGCCGCTCTTGTCCTTCGCGCGAACCCAAACGAGCGGATCGCCCAGAACCTTCATGTCCTCGCGCTCGACGGCGGCAAGATACGCATTCGACAGAATGCGCGTCTGGACCTGATCGTTCACATCGCGTCCGAAGCGCTTCTCGATCAGACGCCGCGGCGCGCGGCCCTTCCGAAAGCCGGGCACAGTCGCTTCCGTCAAAAGCTCCTTGTACTCCTTGTCAAACTCGGTCTGGAGACTCTCGCGCGGCACCGTGACCGTCAGTGTCTTGCGAAGCACGCCGGCATCGGCGACCTTGACCTTGATCACGCTCTTGAGCGTTTCCTTAAGGTCCACCGCGCCACCCTCGGCGCCCTCTGTGGCATCCGATGCGTTCTGGTCGATCACTTCGTTTTCCGACATGACGTGAGCCTCCTTCCAATTCGCAGCCTTTGAGACAGGCCGCTCGTCCGATAAATCTGATTCCGCGCAACAAAAAAGTCGGTCAGGCCGTTTCGGACCGCTGACCGACTTGGTGTCAATCAAAGCAGCACGCGACACCCGCCCCACGTCCGAGCCTGATTCGGACGGCCTCCAGCAAGTGCCTATTTTTCGTTCGTCACTCGGTTATCGGCAATCGCGAAACGACGACCGCAGCACGCCGAGCAAACAAACAAAGCGGGTGATGGGGCTCGAACCCACGACATTCACGTTGGCAACGTGACGCTCTACCACTGAGCTACACCCGCGTTTCCGACGAAACCTGCCCGTCGAAAGCCATTCTTTCATACCCGCTTGGCCGGCTTCCGTCAATACCCTCCAAACCTTCGCGCTTGCGGCTGGTGTATCGGTCTGATTGAACCGCCGGAAAACAGGCCGGGGATGACCTTCTTGAAGTTAACCTGCCCCATAATTGATACTTACCGCACTTTGAGGGAGCCTAACTTCTCAGAATAGAATCACCGATCAAACCGTGAGAGCGGGCTCGGGCACGAGCGCCCCAATTGGGGATCGAGATACCCGGAAATCACGAGGGGATATATCCAATGAAGTCCATACCGCAGTGCTGCCGCACCGGCAAGCAACCCACAAAACCCCCTCGTCGGGTACCGTCGTCACGCGGAGTACTGTTTCTCATGGTCCTCTGCGTTTCCGGCACCGGTTCAACTTGCGACGAACTCTCCCCATTTCTTACCATCCTCGATCCCGCCGCCAGCAGTTGGGTCCAACGATGGAATCGAATCGCCATCGATACCGCCGGGCTCGATCACACCCCGGTCGCCAAAGGCGAAATTCGAACTTTCGGGCACCAGCTCGGACCCGGACGATCGTCGCGGGCCATGGCCATCGTTCATATTGCGATCTTCGACGCCATCAATGCCATTGTCGGAGAATATGAAAGCTACACCGGCATCGATCCCGCTCCGCCGAACACATCAATGAAGGCGGCGGTCTCGCAGGCCGCCCATGACACACTCATTGCACTCTACCCCTCTCATGCCAATCGCATCGCCGAAGAACTCGCATCCGACCTTGAACACATCGCCCCCGGACAGTCCAGGGAGAACGGTATCGAACTGGGCCACAAAGCGGCCGCGGCCATCCTCGCACTGCGCCAGAATGACGGTGCGGAACTGCCCGAGGATTACGTCTTCTCAGACGAACCCGGCCACTGGCGCCGGGACCCGATCAATCCCGATCAGGCTTCGCTCGGTTCACAATGGGGAAAGACGCAAACTTTCGTCCTGTCGCGCGCCGACCAGTTTCGATGCCCTCCTCCGCCGCCGATGACCAGCAAGGAGTATGCCGACGCATACGCCGAAGCGAAGGAGGTTGGGGGTGACGGAATCACGACACCAACGGTCCGTACCCCCGAACAGTCTGAGATCGGCATCTTCTGGGCTTATGACGGAACTCCGAGTCTCTGTGCCCCTCCACGATTGTACAATCAGATCGCCGTTCAGATCGCTCGCAAGCGGGGTCTTAATGTCGTCGAAATGGGACGTCTGCTGGCCCTGGTCAACATCGCGATGGCAGACGCCGGCGTCGCAATCTGGGAATCCAAGTACTACTACAATTTTTGGCGCCCCGTCACCGCCATTCGCGAATCTGATCCGAACACAGGCCCCACCGGCCTGGGTGATGGCAACCCGGATACCGTCGGCGATGTGAATTTCACGCCATTTGGCGCGCCGCTGACCAATGGTTCGGGGCCGAATTTCACCCCGCCATTTCCGGCTTACCCTTCGGGACATGCCGGATTCGGTGGCGCACTCTTCGAAACACTTCGAAATTACTTCGGAACCGACAACATCCCGTTTACCTTTGTTTCCGATGAGCTCAATGGCGAAACGCGAGACAGTGAAGGCAATGTCCGTCCGCTCGTCCCGCGTACCTTCAACTCGCTCTCTGAGGCCGAAGAAGAAAACGGCCAGAGCCGGATCTACCTCGGGATCCACTGGAGATTCGACAAAGTCGAAGGTATCGTGCAGGGAAACCGAGTCGCCGATTTTGTCTTCGCTAATGTATATCAGCCCATTCGATAGCACCGGAGCCTGAAGCACTCCGTCGTCACAGACTGGGTGAAACAGCGATTGCACAAGACGCTTCACGGCCCAGCCGCCGGGCTGGCTCGATCTCATACATGGGTTTCTGATTCCCTTCAGGCAAGCGATTCAATGGCCAGAGGCCCGTCACCACTCACGGCCGCAAGTGCTGGCCTCGCCAACCGGACATCGCGGCAAAATTCGTTAGCAACTGGAAGCGATTTCTCACCTCGGATTGATCGCCGGGGGATGACGGAACCGATCCCCAGTGCTATCATGCCGGCCGCATTCAATGCACAAGCTTGCACGCAAAAGGATCATTAAGCAGGCCGCCAGCCAATTCAAAGCGTTTTGGGTTACCGGATCGGATATTCACTGGCGTTCTCCTATTCGGCCGACCCGGCCCATGACTTGGCGATTACTTCTGCCAGGCGAGGCATGTGAAGCGCCGCTGACATAGTGATTACGGATATAAAATAACCAGCGCAGCCATCGTATGGACGAAAATCTAACGAGAAAGTAAAGGGTAATCGTTGGCCCGAGCCAGTGATGGATGAATACCAACCTCAAACGCAGTCTGAGCCGCCTATGAAAGCTGATTCCGTACTCGCGAACGTCATGCAATCCACTCTCCCGAACGGCGTTCGCATGGGGATTCTTGACCTGCCGCACGCGCACCATGTCTCGATCTGGGTCGCGGCGCCGGGAGGTTGTATATACGAAACTCGCCAGACAAACGGAATCAGTCACGCCGTCGAACACCTTCAGTTCTCGACGACCAGGCGGCATCAGACTCGACAGGCCCTTAAGCGAGCCATGGATCGTGTTGCCATGCACGCCAACGCAATGCTCACAGACAGCGCGATGTACTTCACATTCAGTTCACCATCAGAACATGCGGTCGAAGCAATTGAATTGCTGGCGGAGTGTCTGGAAGCCAGAGAATTCGACAAAGAGATACTGAGGACGGAACTCGAGCTTCTCGCGGTCGAGATGGAAACGATGCATCAAATGTCCCCAGACCCGATGTTCCATAGGATCTTCAAAGATCACGCCGCCAATCTCGCGGATGGCGGCTCGCCAAGAACGATTCTGAATCTCCAGTCAGATCAGATCTCCGATTTCGCGCGCAAGGCCCTCGCGCCCGATCAACTGTCCGTCGCAATCGCAGGCCCCATCTCACCCGAAATAGCCAGAGCCGCCGCTCACTGTTTCGGCGAACTCAGAGCAGCCACCAACGAAAGGCTGCGTCCTCCCGAGCCACCCGCGCTGCGGCTGCCTATCTACATTCGTGCGAATTCCGGTCGATTGGGGTGCGTTATGTTTCGCTTCCTGCGGCCGGCCCCAACTACACCTCACGATTACTATACCTGTCGACTCTTGGTAGCCGGCATGAATCTGATTTCCTCACCCATGTCAGAGGAACTCAGATACAAGCTCAGCGGCACATACCATTGTCACGTCGACCATGACTGCCGGGCGGGAATCTATTTCATCGAGGCCACTGCCCAGACACGAATGCGAGACCTCAACAAGGTCGCCGTGCGAATCGCCCAGGAATTCGCCGATATTCGCAATGGCCGAATTGACCGGGACTGGTTTGAAACAGCACGTCGTAACTGTCTTTTCTCTGTTCAGGCTTCACTTGACGATCCGAGTGGATTCGCCAAATACATCGCTTGGCGCGGGAGCAGCACGTGCTGGGTCAACGAATTTTCGAATTCTGATGATATCGCGTGGCTCAGAAATGTCAGGTACGAGGAGATTGTGTCGTTCGCCCAAAGAACATTTACACTTGAAAACCTTGGTATGACCTTCTCGGCCCGATCACGGCTTTTTGATACCAGTCGATTCAGAAAACTGATTGAAGCGGTGCTCAGATGATCCGCACGCAGGGATAGGCAGGTTCCTTTTCTCGGGCG
This window of the Phycisphaerae bacterium genome carries:
- a CDS encoding insulinase family protein — encoded protein: MKADSVLANVMQSTLPNGVRMGILDLPHAHHVSIWVAAPGGCIYETRQTNGISHAVEHLQFSTTRRHQTRQALKRAMDRVAMHANAMLTDSAMYFTFSSPSEHAVEAIELLAECLEAREFDKEILRTELELLAVEMETMHQMSPDPMFHRIFKDHAANLADGGSPRTILNLQSDQISDFARKALAPDQLSVAIAGPISPEIARAAAHCFGELRAATNERLRPPEPPALRLPIYIRANSGRLGCVMFRFLRPAPTTPHDYYTCRLLVAGMNLISSPMSEELRYKLSGTYHCHVDHDCRAGIYFIEATAQTRMRDLNKVAVRIAQEFADIRNGRIDRDWFETARRNCLFSVQASLDDPSGFAKYIAWRGSSTCWVNEFSNSDDIAWLRNVRYEEIVSFAQRTFTLENLGMTFSARSRLFDTSRFRKLIEAVLR
- a CDS encoding ATP-dependent Clp protease proteolytic subunit, whose translation is MIPFVIEKTGRGERAYDIYSRLLKDRVVFLGGPVDDDSANVVVAQMLYLSNEDPNADIHFYINSPGGSVSAGLAIYDTMQFVRCDVATYCIGMAASMGAILLCGGTKGKRYALQNSRVLLHQPLIGGVMQGAATDLSIEAKEILRLREILYGILASQSGTNTEKIKKDCDRNLWLAPSEALEYGLIDKLLDRQPELPPRKASSDE
- a CDS encoding alpha/beta hydrolase, encoding MTRARLSIKIATMMALTVASASCDVLEQLILRPSDNIRNTPADFGYEAEKLALPMADGTLISIWHCKTPAATRKGIIVVVPGNDANKGRYTAGLPLFSDFGWDMILMDYPGFGESTGTKSLQGLIDSTFVVTDYAMSKADVVVGYGISMGAPVLMRVAAERDFAAVMFESILDLWGEGSGFIEHHLGGIPGIDDSPFVSAIDLVAIAGSPEAFDTKRWAALVEEPKLFIHSPEDNVTPFQTMWEVYKRAPQPKHVFVTEGDHALQIFLDPVLYRETINGWLTGVLSPDPILNEKFQEILQIEIQAALDELGL
- a CDS encoding phosphatase PAP2 family protein codes for the protein MVLCVSGTGSTCDELSPFLTILDPAASSWVQRWNRIAIDTAGLDHTPVAKGEIRTFGHQLGPGRSSRAMAIVHIAIFDAINAIVGEYESYTGIDPAPPNTSMKAAVSQAAHDTLIALYPSHANRIAEELASDLEHIAPGQSRENGIELGHKAAAAILALRQNDGAELPEDYVFSDEPGHWRRDPINPDQASLGSQWGKTQTFVLSRADQFRCPPPPPMTSKEYADAYAEAKEVGGDGITTPTVRTPEQSEIGIFWAYDGTPSLCAPPRLYNQIAVQIARKRGLNVVEMGRLLALVNIAMADAGVAIWESKYYYNFWRPVTAIRESDPNTGPTGLGDGNPDTVGDVNFTPFGAPLTNGSGPNFTPPFPAYPSGHAGFGGALFETLRNYFGTDNIPFTFVSDELNGETRDSEGNVRPLVPRTFNSLSEAEEENGQSRIYLGIHWRFDKVEGIVQGNRVADFVFANVYQPIR
- a CDS encoding ATP-dependent Clp protease proteolytic subunit — its product is MDGGIFPYGGVLTPRQVETFAQAGPPQRYREMSIEDMLLENRIIFLAGPINERTASLVIMRLLYLQSVKKEQDIHLYINCPGGLVDQTLAIYDTMRFLSCDIRTYSIGQAASGGAVILTAGTKGKRYALPNSKIMLHQPWGGITGQAEDIRIQAEEILRDKRKLNEILAFHTGQPIEKIEEETERDRFLDPKEAVEWGLVDEILENASISEKDKKK
- the tig gene encoding trigger factor is translated as MSENEVIDQNASDATEGAEGGAVDLKETLKSVIKVKVADAGVLRKTLTVTVPRESLQTEFDKEYKELLTEATVPGFRKGRAPRRLIEKRFGRDVNDQVQTRILSNAYLAAVEREDMKVLGDPLVWVRAKDKSGEEKEQLADMQAALSSIRIPDDGDFEFRCEVEVKPEFELPNLEKVPVSKPSLEISDDDVSVQIDRLRARRGSFAPTAEGDVVQADDLLVCDMRMTVDGAEIKTAENVRFAARAQMLEGAVVSDFGQKMAGAKVGESRTVEGPLPDDYATADLRGKTAKFELKVQEIKRLQLPPLDASFLESMGFDKESDFREYVRTTMQSQLGEEIRRGMQEQVRRYLLENTKIEVPEGLSSRQAERIASRRRVELARQGVPDDEIEKHADEMMTGARAQAATELKLFFILDKIAEKWKIDVTEEELNSQIASIARSYNRRFDRVRDELTQNNGLTMLYLEIRDEKCIDRILESAEITDAKLGEAKGEASDTESTKSGAAKGTSKKTATRSQAPAAKATDKGAEDAGVEAKAPKGRKKAADSAATAEEPAKAAKKTTRKKSE